A region of the Bacillota bacterium genome:
GCGGTGATGTCAGGCGCTTCACGGTAGCTTCGCCCGCGAAGAAAGGCTTCGAAGAAGCGGGGAGGTTCGAATATCTTAAAGCGCACCTCCGCTGGCTGTCCGCCCTTGAAGCGGACATATAGGGCGCCTTCACCTTCTACCCGCGCCAGGTAGTCTACCTTAATCGTGTTACCTTTCATGGCTTTCACTCTCTCTTCGGAAGGCTTCGGAATAGGCGTTGAATCCTCGGTAGGCACGGATCAGGTCTTCCTCTTTAACGCCCAGCTGCTTCCATCGCTTGCTGAGCGATTGCGTGTTCGGTGTCTCTTTCGGGCCGAAGCAGCCATAGCATCCACGGGAATACGATGGGCATATCGCGCCACATCCCGCGTGGGTGACGGGTCCCAGACAGGGCGTGCCTTTGGCTACCATGACGCACACAATGCCCCGCCGCTTGCACTCGGAGCAGACGCTATGGGGAGCGATGTTCGGCTTGCGCCCGTTGAGGTAAGCGTTGATGACTTCCAGCAGCTGGTATTTGTTCACCGGGCAACCGCGCAGCTCGAAGTCCACGAACACATGGTCATGCACCGGCGTGGATCTGCTCAGCGTCTGGATGTACTGCGGCGTCGCGTACACGAGAGAGATGAATTCACGCACATCTTTGAAGTTGCGCAGTGCCTGAATACCGCCGGCGGTCGCACACGCGCCGATGGTAATCAGGAAGCGCGACACACGACGTACCTGATGGATGCGTTCCGCGTCGTGCGGCGTGGTGATGGAACCCTCCACGAGCGAGATGTCGTACGGCCCCTTGACCGTCGCACGGCTGGCTTCCAGAAAGTACGCTATCTCTACTGTCCCCGCGACTTCCAGCAGTTCGTCTTCGCAGTCGAGCAGACTCAGTTGACATCCATCGCAGGAGGCGAACTTCCATACAGCCAGTTTGGGTTTGGTGGTGCGCGCCATCACTATATCTCCCGTCTCTCAAACAGATGTTGTACCCTGTCGTAGCGGAACACGGGTCCGTCCTTGCAGACGAAGTAAGGACCGAACTGGCAGTGTCCGCAGATGCCTGTTCCGCACTTCATGTTGCGTTCCATCGAAATGTAGATTTGCGAGGGCGGAACGCCTCGTCGTTGCAGTTCCAGCACGGTGAACCGCATCATGATTTCCGGGCCGCATACCAGCGCGATCGAGTTGCGGGCGTCAAAGGGCGCGCGAGGTATCAGCGAAGTGACCACCCCCACGTTGCTTCGCCAGCCACCCATCGCGCGGTCGACGGTGATATGTACTTCCAAATCGAACTGTGAGCGCCATCTTTGCAGTTCGCGCCTGTAGAGGATGTCGTTGGGTGTGCGTGTTCCATACAGCAGGACGATTTTCTCGTAACGGTCGCGGTTGGCGAGCATCTGATACAGCGCGGAGCGCAGGGGCGCAAGCCCGATGCCACCAGCTACAATCACCACGTCTGCGCCCTCCGCCTGCTCAACGGGCCACGGAGTACCGAAGGGACCTCGCACCCCGATGACATCTCCCCGTCTGAGCTTCCCCATCGCCTTCGTCACAGTGCCCACCTCGCGCGTGGTGTGCATGAGGATGCGCGGGTTGGTCGGGTCGCTGCTGATAGAGATGGGTATCTCGCCAACGCCGAACACGTAGAGCATGTTGAACTGCCCCGCCTGAAAAGCGAAGCTATCCGACCCCTTTACCGGCTCGAGCTCAAGGGTAAAGGTATCGTGAGTCTCGTGTCTCACTTGCTGAACTCGAAAAGGACTCGGAACCATCGTCACAGAAAAGCCCCCTCTACGTGGTGTGCCTCTCTTTGGTGCTGTAAACGTCCAGCAGCTGCAGGCGCGTTGCCTGAAGCCTCTGAGTAATAACCTCCGCAAAGCGTTTCAGCAGCTCATAGCCCAGGTCGTGGTCTTGCTCGCACTTGCGGCGCAGACACTCGCCGTCCATCGCGATAGCCCGGGTGGCCTCTATCGCTCGTGCGTCGAAGTGCCACCGATAAGGTGGAACCAGCCACGACCACCCTAAGATGTCTCCTGAGTTCAATGTTTGGATGGTAATCGTTCCCATGCCTGCGGCATGTATCTCGAGGGCTACTTTACCTTCGCGGATGAGGTAGAATGTATTTGCCTCTTCTCCCTCGCGGAAGATGATGTGCCCTTCCTGGAAAACCACATTCGATGCGCAGCCGGTGAGGACTTCCAGATGTCGTTTGTCCAACCCAGCAAAGAAGGGATGTTCGGCAAGGATGGGTTCAAGCGTTCGCATGGCTCTCCTCCTTTGGTGATGACTGGGCAGCTTTGCCCTCCTCGCTTCGCCGCAAGACCCGCACCTCTTCGGTGATATCTATGCCAACGGGGCACCAGGTAATGCACCGTCCACATCCCACGCAACCGATCACGCCAAACTGGTCCTGCCACGATGCCAGCTTGTGCGTTATCCACTGGCGGTAGCGCGAGGCTTCAGAAACCCGCACCGGACTGCCGTGAATGTAGGAGAAGTCCACGTGGAAGCAGGAATCCCACTTGCGCCGCCGTTCGGCAACGGTTCCCTGCAGATTGGTTACGTCCTCCACCGTATGGCAGAAGCAGGTCGGGCAGACCATCGTGCAGTTCGAGCAGGTCAGACAGCGTTTCGCTACATCTTCCCAGTGAGAGCTATCCAGATGGCGGTAGAGCAGGTCTTTGATGTCCGTGGTGTCCATGCGCTTGACAATGCGCCGGGCGGCGTTCTCTACCACCTGCTGCGCTTGTTGCCAATGCCTTTCGGTGGCGGGCTGAACAGGCACTCCGTCCAGCACCGCCAAGCCCAGTTCCGTGCCGACCTCTATCACGAAAAAGTGTTCTTTGCTGTCTAACACTTCGGTCAGCGCGAGGTCGAAACCGCCCCGCGCTCGAGGACCCGTTCCCATAGAGGTACAGAAGCAGGTTGCTGCAGGATGGGTGCAGTGGACGGCTATCAGCAAAGCGTTCTCGCGCCTGCGTGCGTAGAAGTGGTCGCGGTGCTCCTCGCCGAGAAACACTTTATCCTGTATGGCTATTGCCGCCAGCTCGCAGGCACGTACACCGAGAAAGGCATAACGGGGTGCCTCTCCTTCTTCGGGAATGACCTCGAAGCCACCGTCGCCGTTTCGCTTTGCCTGCCACAGTCGCAGGTTGGGGGGATAAAGGTAGTATTTCCACGAGCGTGGTCCCACGGCGTACCCGAAGAAAGTCTTGTCCGCACGCCTTTTGACACGGTAAACTGCGGCGCGCTGCTCATCGGTCAAACCGATGGGCAGGTCGTCGGCGGACTCTATCGGCTCGAGCACGATGGCGTCATCTCGAAGGGTAGGGGCGATAATCTGGTAACCAAGGCGTTGCAGGCTGTCGAGCAGCTGCTGGAACTCTGCGGCAGGCAGTATCCATCGGTTTTCTGTAACAGCACCCGACTGTGGCATGGAAGATTTCCTCCAGCAGAATAAAATCCTTGTCCGAAAGAATGGACTATCAGTGAGATAGTTTCCTCACTCCAATTACTTCAACAAATAGAATATCATATCCTTTATGGTTAAGCAAGCTGTGCAGAGTCCTTTTTCGGGTTGCTCCATACAAAACATGCATGTTAAAATGATAACGTATGAAACGACACGGGGAACATAGCTCCGAGCTTTCGCCTCCTTCTGCTGTGGCGCTCTGGCACAATAGCGTTTATCGCTCCTACTGGATTGGGGCGTTTGTCTCTTTTCTCGGAAGCTGGATGCAAACAGTCGCTCAGGGATGGGTAGTGTACGAAATCACCAACAGCAAACTGCTTCTTGGTCTTTTGGGTTTTGTCGGTTCGCTGCCGACGACGTTGTTCAGCCTGTTTGGTGGAGTGGTCGCCGACCGCATGGAAAAGCGGAGGCTGGTTATCACCACGCAAGCACTGTTTGCCGTCAATGCTTTCGTGCTGGCAGTGTTGATTCTGACCGGACGGGTGGAGTTCTGGCACATTGCACTCATCGCTGCGCTGAACGGGCTTGTGACCGCAGTGGATGCCCCTGCCCGGCAGGCAATGGTCATGGACCTGGTCGGCGCGCAGTTTGTGACCGTAGGGGTGGCGATGAACTCTGCTGCGTTCAACACCGCGCGTATTCTGGGTCCTGCCATTGCGGGTAAACTCATCGAGATGGTCAACGCGGGATGGTGTTTCATGCTCAATGCGGTGAGCTACCTGGGCATCATCATTGCTCTTTTGCGGATACCGGCGACGCCCAGCCGGGGCCCTGTGGACCGCCTCTCCATGTGGTCGGAGCTGAAAGAAGGGTTGATATACGTCTATCGCGACGGCTTATTGAGAAGCCTGGTGCTTCTGGACTGCGTGTTAAGCATCTTTGCCATGTCATACACCACGTTGATGCCTGTGTTTGCTCGCGATGTTTTACAGGTGGGCAAACAGGGACTGGGCAATCTCTTTTCGGCGACGGGTTTTGGCGCGTTGATGGGTGCGCTAACCCTAGCGAGGGTAGCGGGCAGTGTTCCGCGGGGAAAGGTGGTCATTACAGCGGCAACAGGGCTGTGTATGGGCTTGACGCTGTTTGCGCTGTCGCGCAGCTATCTGCTGTCGCTTGCCTGTCTGGTGCTGGTTGGCGGGT
Encoded here:
- a CDS encoding cyclic nucleotide-binding domain-containing protein — its product is MRTLEPILAEHPFFAGLDKRHLEVLTGCASNVVFQEGHIIFREGEEANTFYLIREGKVALEIHAAGMGTITIQTLNSGDILGWSWLVPPYRWHFDARAIEATRAIAMDGECLRRKCEQDHDLGYELLKRFAEVITQRLQATRLQLLDVYSTKERHTT
- a CDS encoding oxidoreductase — encoded protein: MARTTKPKLAVWKFASCDGCQLSLLDCEDELLEVAGTVEIAYFLEASRATVKGPYDISLVEGSITTPHDAERIHQVRRVSRFLITIGACATAGGIQALRNFKDVREFISLVYATPQYIQTLSRSTPVHDHVFVDFELRGCPVNKYQLLEVINAYLNGRKPNIAPHSVCSECKRRGIVCVMVAKGTPCLGPVTHAGCGAICPSYSRGCYGCFGPKETPNTQSLSKRWKQLGVKEEDLIRAYRGFNAYSEAFRRESESHER
- a CDS encoding MFS transporter — encoded protein: MKRHGEHSSELSPPSAVALWHNSVYRSYWIGAFVSFLGSWMQTVAQGWVVYEITNSKLLLGLLGFVGSLPTTLFSLFGGVVADRMEKRRLVITTQALFAVNAFVLAVLILTGRVEFWHIALIAALNGLVTAVDAPARQAMVMDLVGAQFVTVGVAMNSAAFNTARILGPAIAGKLIEMVNAGWCFMLNAVSYLGIIIALLRIPATPSRGPVDRLSMWSELKEGLIYVYRDGLLRSLVLLDCVLSIFAMSYTTLMPVFARDVLQVGKQGLGNLFSATGFGALMGALTLARVAGSVPRGKVVITAATGLCMGLTLFALSRSYLLSLACLVLVGGSAVSTLGSINALLQSLSPEHLRGRTMSLHVFALMGLAPFGNLLMGWIASQWTATSALVTGAVVCALAVGFTAARRDVRQLPAV
- a CDS encoding FAD/NAD(P)-binding protein → MVPSPFRVQQVRHETHDTFTLELEPVKGSDSFAFQAGQFNMLYVFGVGEIPISISSDPTNPRILMHTTREVGTVTKAMGKLRRGDVIGVRGPFGTPWPVEQAEGADVVIVAGGIGLAPLRSALYQMLANRDRYEKIVLLYGTRTPNDILYRRELQRWRSQFDLEVHITVDRAMGGWRSNVGVVTSLIPRAPFDARNSIALVCGPEIMMRFTVLELQRRGVPPSQIYISMERNMKCGTGICGHCQFGPYFVCKDGPVFRYDRVQHLFERREI
- a CDS encoding 4Fe-4S dicluster domain-containing protein — its product is MPQSGAVTENRWILPAAEFQQLLDSLQRLGYQIIAPTLRDDAIVLEPIESADDLPIGLTDEQRAAVYRVKRRADKTFFGYAVGPRSWKYYLYPPNLRLWQAKRNGDGGFEVIPEEGEAPRYAFLGVRACELAAIAIQDKVFLGEEHRDHFYARRRENALLIAVHCTHPAATCFCTSMGTGPRARGGFDLALTEVLDSKEHFFVIEVGTELGLAVLDGVPVQPATERHWQQAQQVVENAARRIVKRMDTTDIKDLLYRHLDSSHWEDVAKRCLTCSNCTMVCPTCFCHTVEDVTNLQGTVAERRRKWDSCFHVDFSYIHGSPVRVSEASRYRQWITHKLASWQDQFGVIGCVGCGRCITWCPVGIDITEEVRVLRRSEEGKAAQSSPKEESHANA